Proteins encoded together in one Penicillium digitatum chromosome 1, complete sequence window:
- a CDS encoding MFS transporter, putative: MVNSEKGRFSFTLTPTAQEPHIHEPVTGDTNAQSDGGVFDRNPFEDGQSNLNPERGEEWAALEKRVRWKVDLRLCSIGGLLCSLNLLDSGILSSASVTTMLNDLELNQGNRYSVSIFIFTISSVIFQLPCTVAVRFVGPRIWFATITFVFGLLTLCTAFVHTWQQMIVLRVLLGISMSGIYPGLTYLVSAWYPRGEQQLRFAFLQSGEVVILATGNIVNFGLNHLNGVAGLAGWRWMYVVQGLITCVLGIITYWWMVEFPENAQRSFCFLSDQEACLAMRRIQDDRADVIPEPFSWGTLLANFKDPKIYGFAVMFFLLNLISTALSYFLPIILQSGMGFSANKSILLSTPPYYYAVIPVILTSLIGDFYRVRGPLIIFNALVLIAGFLMLGLAASTLVTVRYIGTFLATGAYISNWAALNAFQANNIVGQWKRVATAAAVTAFNGLGGVAGSYIVRQQEAPHYQTAVWVSVGSHILLIAIVGAFAIHFYVANRQQGQGFKILEGVSGFRYTY; encoded by the exons ATGGTCAACTCAGAGAAGGGCCGGTTCTCGTTCACTTTGACACCAACGGCCCAAGAACCGCACATCCACGAGCCAGTGACAGGAGATACCAATGCACAGTCCGACGGTGGGGTATTCGATCGAAATCCTTTTGAAGATGGTCAAAGCAATCTCAATCCGGAGCGCGGGGAGGAGTGGGCCGCTCTAGAGAAGCGGGTACGATGGAAAGTCGATCTCCGTCTTTGTAGCATCGGTGGGCTCTTGTGCAGTCTCAATTTGTTAGACTCGGGTATTTTGTCCTCAGCCTCGGTAACGACCATGCTCAATGATCTTGAATTAAACCAGGGAAACCGGTATTCTGTCTCCATCTTTATTTTCACAATCTCCAGTGTGATCTTTCAGCTACCGTGTACAGTCGCAGTTCGCTTTGTCGGCCCACGCATCTGGTTTGCCACCATCACATTCGTATTTGGGCTGTTGACACTATGCACTGCTTTCGTCCACACCTGGCAGCAGATGATAGTCCTGCGTGTGCTACTCGGAATTTCTATGTCCGGCATTTACCCTGGTCTAACCTACCTGGTCAGTGCCTGGTACCCGCGAGGAGAGCAACAGCTCCGATTTGCATTTTTACAGTCCGGGGAAGTTGTGATCCTGGCCACTGGCAATATTGTAAATTTTGGTCTCAATCATCTAAACGGCGTGGCCGGGTTGGCGGGTTGGCGTTGGATGTATGTTGTCCAGGGTCTCATTACTTGCGTCCTGGGTATCATTACCTATTGGTGGATGGTTGAATTCCCCGAGAACGCTCAGCGTAGCTTTTGCTTTCTTTCGGACCAGGAAGCGTGTCTCGCAATGCGCCGAATTCAGGACGATCGAGCTGATGTTATCCCGGAACCGTTTTCCTGGGGCACGCTTCTTGCTAATTTCAAGGATCCGAAGATCTATGGTTTCGCGGTCATGTTTTTCTTGCTCAATCTCATCTCGACTGCCTTGTCGTATTTTCTACCCATCATCTTACAATCTGGTATGGGTTTCAGCGCAAACAAATCCATTCTGCTCTCCACGCCG CCTTACTACTATGCCGTCATCCCGGTTATTCTCACATCACTTATTGGTGATTTCTACCGCGTTCGTGGGCCGCTGATCATCTTCAATGCCCTAGTCCTCATCGCTGGTTTTCTTATGCTCGGTCTTGCCGCATCCACCCTGGTCACAGTGCGTTACATCGGCACCTTCTTGGCTACCGGCGCTTATATCTCGAACTGGGCTGCCCTCAATGCTTTCCAGGCCAACAATATCGTGGGCCAGTGGAAACGAGTGGCCACTGCAGCGGCGGTCACTGCATTCAATGGACTTGGAGGTGTGGCAGGCAGCTATATTGTTCGGCAGCAAGAAGCCCCGCACTATCAAACCGCAGTTTGGGTATCAGTCGG TTCCCACATTCTTCTCATTGCGATCGTGGGCGCATTCGCAATTCACTTTTACGTTGCCAATCGCCAGCAAGGGCAGGGATTTAAGATCCTTGAGGGTGTT TCTGGCTTCAGATACACCTACTGA
- a CDS encoding Fungal transcriptional regulatory protein, N-terminal, whose product MLIRIALVNHTPSTTTVLRSLFASSSLCRSVLQSEAAEFRIATLNALGLASNRETCAMQTNYGRNIRISEDSSVDSLGF is encoded by the exons ATGCTCATCCGCATAGCGCTCGTCAACCACACCCCATCGACCACTACAGTGCTGCGCTCTTTGTTCGCGTCGTCCTCGCTGTGCCGTTCTGTGCTGCAATCAGAGGCCGCCGAGTTTAGGATTGCTACCTTAAATGCTCTAGGCCTCGCATCGAATCGCGAAACCTGTGCCATGCAAACAAACTA TGGCCGAAATATCCGCATCTCCGAGGACTCCAGTGTGGATAGTCTAGGGTTCTAG
- a CDS encoding reverse transcriptase — protein sequence MCQARKILRCPAQTIHSQECYQHVQNGLVKSAYLSYETDDGLLYSTQADGDRWLCIPEAIKDDIFEMAHGDGHLGFHRAWQKMRGFVIHKGAKKLRVYIDQCDECKKNAVHRHKPYGSLQPILAPPIPFHTLTIDFVTGLPRTNKGFDAVAIYTCKSTKRIEGRLGIPVVWISDRDKRFVQGFWKGIFTALRTELLYKAAYNPQADGQSERSNQTGEIWLRHWQNIHQEADWDEGLAPMQASLNASVNVSTGDPPHKLMFGVDLRMPWNLLRQAFVGSPQASRQDADECAKYAAMVMKKQYDSRHKPIFFQKSDFVYLRLAQGTEPGYVWPSRNITRKLTQRHIKCRVIERVGRLAYRLQMPPELAGAHPVVSLQHLERAPQEGDLSSAEPPSTFDPRFPEDTDRAGVDAVLDMRHRGRGRGRRKQYLVRWSGVGNEHLEWLDEDNLTRGRGRARSLATTDSDGDATTDAGDKSRLVEDHSGSLTDDVADDNDLGLLAAVLSPPDGGWTTDNPKPKLPGAPKTNVTRFATHTEQSFALAICWFYDDSTLYALRWDRSNMSHPIDGQRNGKRPGPSTGGKIDSYLDPAATTDAPFPARPVCNGLLCTHPMLPRAAARFRRGQL from the exons ATGTGTCAGGCAAGGAAGATTCTCAGATGTCCAGCACAAACAATTCACTCCCAAGAATGCTATCAACATGTGCAAAACGGATTGGTCAAAT cagcgtacttatcctacgaAACCGACGACGGCTTGCTGTATTCAACGCAGGCCGACGGCGACCGGTGGCTGTGTATTCCTGAGGCGATCAAAGATGATATCTTCGAAATGGCACACGGTGACGGACACCTCGGTTTCCATCGCGCCTGGCAGAAGATGCGAGGCTTTGTCATACACAAGGGAGCAAAAAAGCTCCGGGTGTATATCGACCAGTGTGACGAGTGCAAGAAAAACGCAGTACATCGTCACAAACCATACGGATCACTTCAGCCGATTCTCGCGCCACCGATCCCGTTTCATACGCTGACAATTGACTTTGTTACCGGCCTGCCACGCACGAACAAGGGTTTCGATGCGGTGGCAATCTACACATGTAAATCCACAAAGCGTATCG AAGGGCGACTGGGGATCCCCGTGGTGTGGATCTCCGACCGGGACAAGCGCTTTGTTCAAGGCTTCTGGAAGGGTATATTTACTGCCCTACGCACTGAGCTCCTATATAAGGCGGCGTATAACCCACAGGCGGACGGCCAATCGGAACGTTCGAACCAAACAGGCGAAATCTGGCTACGCCACTGGCAGAATATCCACCAGGAAGCGGATTGGGACGAAGGTCTCGCGCCAATGCAAGCCTCACTGAATGCCTCAGTCAATGTATCCACTGGCGACCCACCACACAAGCTTATGTTCGGTGTCGATCTACGTATGCCGTGGAATCTCCTCCGTCAGGCTTTCGTCGGATCTCCCCAAGCGAGCCGACAGGACGCCGACGAATGTGCCAAGTACGCGGCTATGGTGATGAAGAAGCAATACGATAGCCGTCACAAGCCTATCTTTTTCCAGAAGAGTGACTTCGTATACTTACGTCTTGCGCAAGGGACTGAGCCGGGTTATGTATGGCCATCGCGCAACATCACAAGGAAACTTACCCAGCGACATATCAAGTGCCGTGTCATTGAACGCGTCGGACGCCTGGCGTATCGCTTACAGATGCCGCCAGAGCTTGCTGGAGCTCACCCAGTGGTATCATTACAACACCTAGAACGTGCCCCTCAAGAAGGCGATCTCTCTTCAGCTGAACCTCCCTCCACGTTCGACCCACGCTTCCCAGAAGACACAGATCGTGCAGGCGTAGACGCGGTCCTGGACATGCGACACAGAGGCCGCGGACGGGGTCGACGAAAGCAGTACCTAGTCCGGTGGTCCGGAGTGGGGAATGAACACCTGGAGTGGCTGGATGAGGATAACCTG ACACGAGGACGTGGACGCGCCCGCAGTCTCGCTACCACGGACTCTGACGGGGACGCGACAACTGATGCTGGTGATAAATCCAGACTAGTTGAGGATCACAGCGGTTCGCTTACAGATGATGTGGCTGATGACAATGACCTGGGCCTACTTGCTGCGGTACTTAGCCCACCGGATGGTGGTTGGACCACGGACAACCCAAAGCCTAAGCTACCCGGCGCACCGAAGACTAACGTGACACGGTTCGCGACCCATACCGAACAATCCTTTGCACTCGCAATCTGCTGGTTCTACGATGACTCTACCCTATACGCCCTGCGTTGGGATAGATCTAACATGTCTCATCCGATTGACGGACAACGCAATGGAAAGAGACCAGGCCCGTCGACCGGCGGGAAGATCGACAGCTACCTTGATCCGGCCGCCACCACAGACGCCCCTTTCCCCGCACGACCAGTTTGCAATGGACTTTTATGCACACATCCGATGCTACCGAGGGCGGCAGCACGCTTTCGACGGGGGCagttgtga
- a CDS encoding Mannosyltransferase PMTI: MSSPSPSLRKRGGKKDVHTALPSDIASTPVSVPVKQKSEWDYWLAIVILTILAFVTRFYRLDYPNEVVFDEVHFGKFASYYLQRTYFFDVHPPFGKLLFALVGWLVGFDGGFLFENIGDSYIENNVPYLSLRAMPATLGALTIPVVFLIMWESGYSLPACVLSAGLMVFDNAHVGEDRLILLDATLVLSMALSVLCYVRFYKLRHQPFSRKWWKWLLLTGFCMSCVISTKYVGFFTFVTIGAAVLIDLWNLLDINREQGALSMIDWGKHFFARAVGLVIIPFMFYLFWFQVHFAILNRSGPGDDFMTPEFQETLSDNQMTAQSVSIQYFDTITMRHKDTKVFLHSHWDKYPLRYDDGRISSQGQQVTGYPHNDTNNQWQILPGEPLVDPSQPASVRNGDIIQLRHVGTESYLLTHDVASPFFPTNQEFTTVSQELADGERHNDTLFELKIESGKAAQEFRTLASLFKLVHVPTRVALWTHTTPLPEWGYKQAEINGNKNILQSSNAWYVENIENLEEDSPRLVKEERKVKTLPFLRKYLELQGAMFHHNNALTSSHPYATEPFQWPFLLRGVSFWTKNDTREQIYFLGNPIGWWIASSILAVFAGIVGADQLSLRRGVDALEEIWGPGTRSRLYNSTGFLFLCWAAHYFPFWLMGRQRFLHHYLPSHLASTMVCGALVEFIFNLQPLDPRTALPPVDDPSGKSKARSVSSLRRFITAKERMGCKSLIAGWIATLVILAATISGFIFYAPLTYGTPGLDVAGVNARKWLNYDLHFAK; this comes from the exons ATGTCGTCACCTTCGCCCTCTCTGCGGAAGAGAGGCGGAAAGAAGGATGTTCACACCGCACTGCCCTCTGATATTGCCTCGACTCCTGTGTCGGTGCCAGTCAAACAAAAGTCGGAATGGGACTATTGGCTGGCCATAGTGATTCTCACCATTCTGGCTTTTGTGACACGTTTCTACCGCCTCGATTACCCTAACGAGGTTGTCTTCGATGAGGTTCATTTCGGCAAG TTCGCTTCTTACTACCTTCAACGTACCTATTTCTTCGATGTGCACCCACCTTTTGGAAAGCTGTTGTTTGCCCTTGTGGGTTGGCTTGTGGGCTTCGATGGAGGTTTCCTATTCGAGAACATCGGTGACTCTTACATCGAAAACAATGTGCCCTACCTCTCCCTCCGTGCCATGCCGGCTACTCTCGGCGCCTTGACAATTCCAGTGGTGTTCCTCATCATGTGGGAGTCTGGCTACTCTCTGCCAGCTTGTGTGCTGTCTGCCGGTCTGATGGTGTTTGACAACGCCCATGTGGGCGAGGATCGTCTGATCCTTTTGGACGCAACCCTCGTGCTGTCAATGGCGCTCAGCGTTTTGTGCTACGTCCGTTTCTATAAATTGCGTCACCAACCGTTCAGCCGGAAGTGGTGGAAGTGGCTTCTCCTGACTGGCTTCTGCATGAGCTGTGTCATCTCCACCAAATACGTCGGTTTCTTTACCTTTGTGACCATCGGTGCGGCAGTCCTCATTGACTTGTGGAACCTCTTGGATATCAACCGCGAGCAGGGAGCGCTGAGCATGATCGATTGGGGCAAGCACTTTTTTGCTCGCGCTGTTGGATTGGTTATTATCCCCTTCATGTTCTACCTGTTCTGGTTCCAAGTCCACTTTGCTATTCTCAATCGGTCTGGCCCCGGAGACGACTTTATGACTCCCGAGTTCCAGGAGACTCTTAGCGACAACCAGATGACCGCTCAGTCCGTGAGCATTCAATACTTCGACACCATTACCATGCGCCACAAGGACACCAAGGTTTTCCTCCACAGCCACTGGGACAAATACCCCTTGCGCTATGACGATGGCCGTATTTCCAGCCAGGGCCAGCAAGTCACTGGTTATCCCCACAACGACACTAACAACCAGTGGCAGATCCTGCCGGGCGAGCCTCTGGTTGACCCATCTCAGCCCGCTAGCGTGCGCAACGGCGACATTATCCAGCTCCGCCATGTTGGAACTGAGAGTTATCTCCTGACTCACGATGTTGCGTCTCCTTTCTTCCCCACCAACCAAGAGTTCACTACAGTCTCTCAAGAACTGGCTGATGGCGAGCGCCACAACGACACCCTCTTCGAGCTCAAGATTGAGTCGGGCAAGGCTGCCCAGGAGTTCCGTACTCTTGCCAGCTTGTTCAAGTTGGTCCACGTTCCGACTCGAGTCGCTTTGTGGACACACACAACTCCGCTGCCAGAGTGGGGTTACAAGCAGGCCGAAATCAACGGTAACAAGAATATCCTCCAGTCCAGCAACGCGTGGTACGTTGAGAACATTGAGAACTTGGAGGAGGATAGCCCTCGTCTTGTCAAGGAGGAGCGCAAGGTCAAGACGCTGCCTTTCCTCCGCAAGTACTTGGAGCTGCAGGGTGCCATGTTCCACCACAACAACGCTCTGACCAGCAGCCACCCCTATGCCACCGAGCCCTTCCAGTGGCCCTTCCTGTTGCGGGGTGTGAGTTTCTGGACTAAGAACGATACTCGTGAGCAGATCTACTTCTTGGGGAATCCCATTGGATGGTGGATTGCCAGCAGTATTCTTGCCGTGTTTGCGGGCATTGTTGGTGCTGATCAGCTCTCTCTTCGCCGTGGTGTTGATGCATTGGAAGAAA TTTGGGGTCCCGGTACGCGCTCGCGTCTGTACAACAGCACCGGGTTCTTGTTCTTATGCTGGGCTGCACACTACTTCCCCTTCTGGCTGATGGGTCGCCAGCGCTTCCTGCATCACTACCTACCCTCACACCTGGCCTCCACCATGGTATGTGGCGCACTGGTTGAATTCATTTTCAACCTGCAGCCGCTTGATCCCCGCACTGCACTTCCCCCTGTGGATGACCCCTCGGGCAAGTCCAAGGCGCGGTCGGTCAGCAGCCTGCGCCGGTTTATCACGGCCAAGGAACGTATGGGTTGCAAGTCTCTCATCGCGGGTTGGATTGCCACCCTTGTCATTCTGGCTGCCACCATCTCGGGCTTCATTTTCTATGCGCCCTTGACCTACGGTACTCCCGGCCTCGATGTGGCGGGTGTCAATGCGCGCAAGTGGCTCAACTACGATCTGCACTTTGCCAAATAA
- a CDS encoding RPB11 subunit of Eukaryotic RNA polymerase II produces the protein MEDVEPPHQSSFRVFERPGPHRSTTSGEGLTKPLSEGQTVPSMEDSDNIFAERERPLDKSRGNYESSTSTRLSSSSTLPSSTEVPPPDETQSPHARILDVPPPPPLTSALRAAGRTFSFGGRFSRSGPQVPRQQTPDAAKNRPVTGNTDSTATPPKLPDTDFALSSQDDFNKMFENLGAQGSAIRGSSPNPAKYSSAPPTHVLSDFQSSRAAAPAAINTDRSTAVESPPYSWDRRPSEEGLLRGPQSPPLNQSQSTLDTVVVSRKLSPSPNHFTEATTSHRSLERPRGSDRGTLRRSGIYSAKGESAPFDDEDANMVRKSVIYGKESTSPWAEGSPSGGASLIDKGKAPNYSGQVNSESDDMFQYRRSPAPADRLDPSFADHARLAVQYADSLPKSSSPGNKVMTPSQFEHYRQQQELLRSNSNATKSDDESDHEDFDDEQDEVEKQRETERQRRKQEAHLSVYRQQMMKITGQQTPVQSHRPVMSGASNSTPNLHPSRLSVLGEKSNSGKSTEEEDDDVPLGILAAHGFPSQNRPPTRLNNVSSNPNLRASMQPSYISSSNSVSGADPNASRGSLPPFARNLPRDPYFGAGLVNTTNRESLAFGGGSTYGGSSSPAPPPGGLVGVIANEERARAMRRGSPNTQAMHEMAGVPRPYSMMPPPPPQQNVTAGEQASIQLSQQMATMMQMQMQWMQQMMQAQGGQGQPMMQGMPMPSMMMPGGAMAMPPMGSPSIAGPQSVAGNLSFRPTSLPATSVLNAPPSLPHIDQRTPFRPSTGYAASIAPSERSTVGLAPRYRPVSTMQSESNYAVASSNKPFGDENNNPSMPMLQSHIPKSHLATVTVRPVSQSTGVENQKPGSEDEEDDDEAWADMVKKREKKKSSWKMKRGTSSFGDLLSAVH, from the exons ATGGAAGACGTGGAACCCCCTCACCAATCCTCCTTCCGCGTCTTTGAGCGCCCGGGGCCTCATCGGTCCACGACGAGTGGAGAGGGACTGACCAAGCCGCTGAGTGAGGGTCAAACAGTGCCGTCGATGGAGGATTCCGATAACATCTTTGCAGAGAGGGAGCGACCCCTGGACAAGAGCCG TGGCAACTACGAAAGTTCTACGTCAACCAGGCTAAGCTCGTCATCCACCCTTCCATCATCAACTGAAGTCCCGCCGCCCGACGAGACCCAATCCCCGCATGCCAGAATCCTTGATGttccacctccaccaccgCTTACAAGTGCGCTGCGCGCCGCAGGACGGACTTTCTCATTCGGTGGTCGATTCAGCAGGTCAGGACCACAGGTTCCTCGGCAACAAACACCAGATGCCGCAAAGAATCGCCCTGTGACAGGGAACACCGACAGCACAGCCACTCCACCCAAGCTGCCCGATACAGATTTCGCGCTTAGCTCGCAGGATGATTTCAATAAGATGTTTGAGAATCTGGGAGCACAGGGCTCAGCAATCCGGGGATCATCCCCTAACCCGGCAAAG TACTCCTCGGCTCCCCCGACGCATGTTCTTTCCGACTTTCAAAGCAGTAGAGCTGCAGCCCCCGCTGCGATTAATACAGATCGATCGACTGCTGTCGAGTCACCCCCTTACTCCTGGGATCGTCGCCCGTCCGAGGAGGGCTTGCTACGTGGCCCGCAATCTCCCCCGCTGAATCAGAGCCAGTCTACCCTCGATACAGTCGTTGTTTCCCGGAAACTTTCGCCGTCTCCCAATCACTTCACCGAAGCCACCACTTCACACCGTTCCTTAGAGCGCCCCCGAGGATCGGATAGAGGAACACTGCGGAGGAGTGGGATATATTCGGCCAAGGGGGAATCCGCACCCTTTGATGACGAAGATGCCAATATGGTCCGAAAGTCTGTCATTTATGGCAAAGAAAGTACTTCGCCGTGGGCTGAGGGCAGCCCCTCTGGTGGAGCCTCGTTGATTGATAAGGGCAAAGCACCCAATTACTCTGGCCAGGTGAACTCGGAATCTGACGACATGTTTCAATACCGCCGTTCGCCTGCTCCAGCTGACAGATTGGACCCCTCCTTTGCGGATCACGCGCGGTTGGCTGTGCAATACGCGGATAGTCTCCCCAAGTCATCTTCTCCGGGTAACAAGGTGATGACTCCATCTCAGTTCGAGCACTATCGCCAGCAACAAGAACTCCTACGTTCCAATAGCAATGCGACTAAGAGCGATGACGAGTCTGATCACGAAGATTTTGACGATGAACAAGATGAGGTGGAGAAGCAACGTGAGACGGAACGTCAACGACGAAAGCAGGAGGCTCATCTCTCTGTGTATCGCCAGCAAATGATGAAGATCACAGGTCAACAAACACCCGTGCAATCGCATCGCCCGGTCATGAGTGGGGCTAGCAACAGCACGCCCAATTTGCACCCCAGTCGCCTGTCGGTACTAGGCGAGAAGTCGAACAGTGGGAAGAGTacagaggaggaggatgatgatgtgCCGCTTGGTATTCTGGCAGCGCACGGTTTCCCCAGTCAGAACCGCCCACCAACCCGCCTGAACAATGTCAGTTCCAACCCCAACCTTCGTGCATCCATGCAACCGTCGTATATATCATCGTCCAACTCTGTTTCGGGTGCCGATCCGAACGCCAGCCGGGGTAGTCTGCCACCTTTTGCAAGGAACTTACCGCGAGACCCTTACTTCGGTGCAGGTCTGGTTAACACCACCAACCGCGAATCCTTGGCGTTCGGAGGTGGTTCGACATATGGAGGATCTTCGTCCCCCGCACCTCCCCCTGGAGGTCTTGTTGGTGTCATAGCAAATGAGGAGCGGGCACGGGCAATGCGCAGAGGAAGCCCAAACACACAAGCAATGCACGAGATGGCAGGAGTACCTCGGCCGTATTCGATGATGCccccgccgccgccgcagcaGAACGTTACCGCCGGAGAGCAAGCTTCTATCCAGCTATCGCAGCAGATGGCCACCATGATGCAGATGCAAATGCAGTGGATGCAGCAAATGATGCAAGCGCAAGGTGGGCAGGGTCAACCAATGATGCAAGGCATGCCAATGCCTTCTATGATGATGCCTGGTGGAGCGATGGCCATGCCTCCAATGGGTTCTCCTTCTATAGCAGGACCCCAGTCCGTGGCTGGCAACCTGAGCTTCCGGCCGACGTCCCTGCCTGCAACATCTGTTCTCAATGCCCCACCCTCGCTCCCACACATTGATCAGC GCACCCCCTTCCGCCCCAGCACCGGATATGCTGCTTCAATCGCTCCGTCCGAGCGTAGCACCGTCGGCCTGGCGCCTCGTTACCGGCCGGTATCAACCATGCAGTCCGAATCCAACTACGCGGTGGCATCGTCAAACAAGCCTTTTGGTGATGAAAACAACAACCCGTCCATGCCAATGCTTCAGTCTCATATTCCAAAATCGCATCTTGCCACTGTGACCGTCCGCCCCGTTTCGCAGAGTACTGGTGTTGAAAATCAAAAGCCCGGttccgaggatgaagaggacgACGATGAGGCCTGGGCTGACATGGTGAAGAAAcgcgagaagaagaagagcagcTGGAAGATGAAGCGAGGGACGTCTTCGTTCGGAGATCTGCTGAGCGCTGTGCACTAA
- a CDS encoding DNA-directed RNA polymerase II subunit RPB11, with protein MNAPDRYEAILLAPGESKIDVEIDTRLPSAAIFTFRKEDHTLGNMLRHRLLKTAHVIFAAYRVPHPLTPEFQLRIQTDGEVTPRQAVINASEALIKDLGILSREFTKEYELRKAANAANQQQQNTAE; from the exons ATGAATGCTCCGGATAG GTATGAAGCTATCCTGCTCGCTCCTGGTGAAAGCAAGATTGACGTTGAGATCGATACCC GCCTCCCTTCTGCTGCCATATTTACTTTCCGCAAAGAAGACCACACCCTTGGCAACATGCTGCGCCACCGTCTGTTGAAGACCGCTCATGTGATTTTTGCTGCCTATCGC GTCCCCCACCCGCTGACCCCCGAGTTCCAGCTGCGTATCCAGACTGACGGCGAGGTCACCCCCCGCCAGGCGGTCATCAACGCCTCCGAGGCTCTGATCAAGGACCTCGGCATCTTGTCTCGGGAATTCACTAAGGAGTACGAACTCCGCAAGGCTGCCAACGCCGCTAACCAGCAACAGCAGAACACTGCTGAGTAA